AGTTGTTCCTTGTGCAAGGTGATTTTTTTGTCTTGGAGTCTTGTAATATCAAGCAAATCGTTTAGAAGATGAGACATGCGGCGACTGACCGTAATGAGTAAGTTCATATCCTTGAAGCTCTTCTCGTTCAGGAAGGCTTTCTCATTAATCATGACCTTTTGGGCGATATTGATAATACCATGTAGTGGCGTCCTCAGCTCATGCGAGGTATTGGCCAAAAACTCATCTTTCAGTTTGTCTGTCCGTTTGAGCTGCTCAGTAAGCTTGGTATTCTCTTCAGCATTGTTGAAATACTGTTTAAACCAATAGGAAGAGAACGTGACGATGGCTGCGATCATATCAAACGGATAAAAGGTGACTGTGACGAGCCCTATATTTTGAAGAATCCCCCAGGCTACGCTGCAGGCGATGCTGGTAACTGCCAGAAGCAGGAATAGGGCATTACGATGCTTTTGGATAAACACTTTAACGATTAAATAAATCACCTGTATTAGAGGTAGTACATACATCAAGACGAAAATAGGGAGTGAATAATATATGTTCTGTACAGGGGACAGAAGAATGAATGCAGAGTACAGGCCGAGCGCGACAGACAACAGTTGGAACAGCCTTCCCCCCTTACCATTCCTAGAAAAGCCTTGAGTCAGTATGAGCATGAGAAAAGTGGCAAGCATATAAGAAAGCAACTTGATTTTTAATGCCCAAGTGTAATTGATCGGCAGCCAGATCAACAGCAGAGAGTCATTATCGATCGCAATCGCGATGCTGACGAATAGCAGCATTAGTGCAAAAATAACCAATTCCTTGCGCCGCTGGTTAAACAAGTACAAGATGACAGCATATAAGGTATGCAGCAGCATAATGACAAAGGTAAACAGCTGAAATCCGATGGAATACCATCGTTCGGTGTCGATAGTTGCCTGGGACCCGAATTTAATCGACTGGACAATGCCTCCAGACTTAGGATTGTCAAAGTTGGATGCTTGAATGAGCAGCTCAATTACCGATTGGTCGCCAGCGATATAGGAGGCGGTGTAGGAGATAACTTTGGGCTTGTAGCCCTCTGACTGTTCGGCAAGCACCCCAAACCCTCCTAATTTCTCTCCATTGATGATGATTATGGAAGTGGCCTGAATATTCTGAATCCAGAAGCCATAGGGTTGTTCGAGGGGCTTGTCGATCAGTATACGGAGCCTATAGGTTCCGTAGCCATAAGAAGAATTTTTTTCGGTTGATAAAGCACTGCGCCAATCGCCAGGAACCTGAACATAGCGCTGTGAAACAGAAGACTGCGATTTGGCATGGGTAAGAAACTGCTCAGGGTAAAATTGCCATTCGCCATCCAATGTAACGGAACGAGAGTTCTCGAAATCCCATCCCCGCATGTCCAGCACACCTTGAACCACCTGAGGGTGTTCAGGCGAAGAATGCGTGGCATTCCAGGACAACCTCAGGCTGAGAAGGAGGGCAACGAAGAAAAGGAAGACTATAATATTTTTTCGATTAGATGAAGTTGTTTTTGTTTTCATAGCTCAAGTAAATTCGACATACTTCGGCATTTTCCTTTTTCTCGGATCGTTTTTCAATGAATGAACCCGTAAAAAACCTTGTTTTTACAAGGTCTTTTACGGGTCCAATGCTTCCTTTTCTTGTGATACCACTAAAAAGGTGTAACTTATAATATATTAGTCCAACGCTAACCAAACAGCCTGCATTTGACTCAAACTTTGTTTCACATCGATTACGCGTTGATTCTCAGAACCTCGCCATTGTAGCTTCAGATTCCTTTGTTCTAATATGAATTTACCATCAATGAGGACGTCGCAATATGTGAGTAATTCTAACTGGGATTCATCTGCGATAATCTCCTCGAATGTGTATCCTGACCAGATCCAGATATTCTTATCGATACATTCGTTCTTGACTCTTTTGACTAGGCCCAGTAATCCTTCTACATTTTGAAAGGGTTCTCCACCGAGAATGGAGAGTCCTGATATGAATACATAATTAATATTTAAGTCACGAATGACCTGATCCTCAAACTCTTGTGTATAGGGCGTCCCATAATCGAAATTCCAGGTAGCTGCATTGAAGCAACCTTTACAGTGATGCTCACAGCCTGATGTGAAGATCGCATGACGCAATCCTGTTCCATTGATGACATCGAATTTCTTATAATCTGCTATATTCATGTATCACATATGCTTTACGCGAGAGAGGACTTCTTTTTGTTTGCCCGCATTAAATGGTCTTTGACTGGGCTCAGATAAATATCCACAACAGCGTCTAATAACGGATGACGTTTTGGGATTGCGATTACCGCAGTTGGGGCACTCGAATCCGGTGTTGGTAGCTTCAAATTCACCTTCAAATCCACATACTAGGCACTTATCAGTTGGAGTATTCGTCCCAAAGTAAGGTACATTCTCATAAGCGTAATCCCATACCGCTTCTAGTGCTTCAGGATTCTTAACCAGAGAGTCAAATTCACAGTAGGTAATAAATCCACCGCTGGCATAATAGGGATACTCTTTCTCGAACGCGATTTTCTCAAAGGGTGTCACTTTCTTATTGACATCTAGATGGAAAGAATTCGTGTAGTATCCTTTGTCCGTTACTCCATCGATAACGCCGAATTGCTCC
The nucleotide sequence above comes from Paenibacillus sp. IHBB 10380. Encoded proteins:
- the nrdG gene encoding anaerobic ribonucleoside-triphosphate reductase activating protein gives rise to the protein MNIADYKKFDVINGTGLRHAIFTSGCEHHCKGCFNAATWNFDYGTPYTQEFEDQVIRDLNINYVFISGLSILGGEPFQNVEGLLGLVKRVKNECIDKNIWIWSGYTFEEIIADESQLELLTYCDVLIDGKFILEQRNLKLQWRGSENQRVIDVKQSLSQMQAVWLALD